One window from the genome of Pseudanabaena yagii GIHE-NHR1 encodes:
- a CDS encoding carbon-nitrogen hydrolase family protein gives MKSYLAAAVQMTSVSDVDKNLAQAEDLIQLAVNRGAELVCLPENFPFLGDESEKIRLATEIAEKSEKFLITIAQRYQILLLGGGFPVPVSNASNGHAGKMYNTALLVGREGEELARYRKMHLFDVNLPDGNTYQESATILAGEEAPPVYYSEQYGNLGLSVCYDVRFPELYRHLSKNGANVLFVPAAFTAFTGKDHWQVLLQARAIENTSYVIAPAQVGMHTPRRQSHGHAMIIDPWGIVLADAGDRTGVAIAEIQPSRIDQIRRQMPSLQHRTVL, from the coding sequence ATGAAGTCATATTTGGCGGCCGCCGTACAAATGACCAGTGTCTCGGATGTAGACAAAAATCTTGCTCAGGCAGAAGATTTGATCCAACTGGCAGTAAATCGAGGAGCAGAATTAGTCTGTTTACCTGAAAACTTTCCGTTTTTGGGCGATGAAAGTGAAAAGATCAGGCTTGCTACAGAAATTGCGGAAAAAAGCGAAAAGTTTCTGATTACGATCGCTCAACGCTATCAAATCCTGCTACTTGGTGGTGGTTTTCCAGTACCAGTATCTAATGCTAGTAATGGTCATGCAGGCAAGATGTACAACACGGCTCTGTTAGTTGGTCGTGAGGGTGAAGAACTCGCCCGCTATCGCAAAATGCATCTATTTGATGTCAATTTACCTGATGGTAATACCTATCAAGAATCAGCCACAATTCTCGCTGGTGAAGAAGCACCACCTGTTTACTACTCTGAGCAATATGGCAATCTAGGGCTATCGGTCTGCTACGACGTGAGATTTCCTGAACTATATCGCCACTTGTCTAAGAATGGCGCAAATGTCCTGTTTGTGCCTGCTGCCTTTACAGCCTTTACAGGTAAAGATCATTGGCAGGTCTTATTGCAGGCAAGGGCGATCGAAAATACCAGCTATGTCATTGCTCCTGCTCAGGTGGGAATGCATACCCCACGTCGTCAGTCTCATGGACATGCAATGATCATTGATCCTTGGGGCATTGTCCTAGCTGATGCTGGCGATCGCACAGGTGTAGCGATCGCGGAAATTCAACCATCGCGCATCGATCAAATCCGCCGCCAGATGCCATCCTTGCAACATCGCACTGTTTTATAA
- the phoU gene encoding phosphate signaling complex protein PhoU: MVETSYREQKRTRSEFERQLHRLEQDTLRMGALVENSFLLAHSALFERDLEAATRIDPQDKQIDQIYRQIEMDCINLIALQSPVARDLRLLSALMQLIRDIERIGDYAENLGDIAIKLFPYAPSPYLGELQTMSNRCRAMLAMSLEALANLDENIGLEIKAKDDAVDYDYQNIYNLLASQRVFGEPMEPVMLMVLAIHHLERMADHATNVGLRVAYIVTGKLG; this comes from the coding sequence ATGGTCGAAACATCGTATCGAGAACAAAAACGTACAAGAAGTGAATTTGAGCGCCAATTACATCGCCTCGAGCAAGATACTTTGCGAATGGGCGCACTTGTCGAAAATTCCTTTCTTTTGGCTCATTCCGCCCTATTTGAACGCGATCTAGAAGCTGCTACTCGCATCGATCCTCAAGACAAGCAGATTGATCAGATCTATCGCCAAATTGAAATGGATTGCATCAATTTAATTGCTTTACAGTCACCAGTCGCTCGCGATCTCAGATTATTGAGTGCTTTGATGCAACTAATCCGTGATATTGAACGCATTGGTGACTATGCCGAAAACCTTGGTGATATCGCGATTAAGCTTTTCCCTTATGCACCATCTCCTTATTTAGGTGAATTACAAACCATGTCTAATCGCTGCCGAGCTATGCTTGCCATGAGCTTAGAAGCGTTAGCTAACCTTGATGAAAATATTGGGCTGGAGATCAAGGCTAAAGATGATGCCGTTGACTATGACTATCAAAACATCTATAACCTCCTCGCTTCCCAAAGAGTATTTGGTGAACCCATGGAACCTGTAATGCTGATGGTCTTAGCAATTCACCATTTGGAAAGAATGGCGGATCATGCAACTAATGTGGGGCTGAGGGTTGCTTATATTGTGACGGGAAAACTTGGCTAA
- a CDS encoding GNAT family N-acetyltransferase — protein MDHRHIRFSDRHEDVDLEQLQELFKMGAFWAKDRTVAGLAIAIANSKPVVTVWDGDRLIGHARATSDGVYRANIWDVVINPDYRGAGLGRKLVQTVLAHPHVCNVERVYLMTTHQQKFYEHIGFEQNSSTTLVLFNKDLDSDRQLMATELTQANAY, from the coding sequence ATGGATCATCGCCACATTCGCTTTAGCGATCGCCACGAAGATGTCGATTTAGAGCAATTACAAGAATTATTCAAAATGGGGGCATTTTGGGCAAAAGATCGCACTGTGGCAGGTTTAGCGATCGCGATCGCCAACTCCAAACCGGTTGTAACGGTATGGGATGGCGATCGCCTGATCGGACATGCCCGTGCCACTAGTGATGGTGTTTACCGAGCCAACATCTGGGATGTGGTGATCAATCCTGATTATCGCGGTGCAGGGCTAGGTCGCAAATTAGTCCAAACAGTATTAGCCCATCCCCATGTTTGCAATGTGGAACGGGTATATTTAATGACCACCCATCAGCAAAAGTTTTACGAGCATATTGGGTTTGAGCAAAATTCTTCAACGACCTTAGTTTTATTTAACAAGGATTTAGATAGCGATCGGCAATTAATGGCTACGGAACTAACTCAAGCTAATGCCTACTAA
- a CDS encoding acyl-CoA desaturase, producing MTATTEAISTTPKLNWTNVAFFSAFHIAALAAPFYFSWQAVILTIFLHWFLGSIGITLGYHRLLSHRSFQVPQWLEYIIATIGALAMQGGPVFWVGGHRQHHGFTEDNQKDPYSANKGFWWSHIMWIMYSKPEHFKSTYYNKFAPDLASDPYYRFLDKYFLLLQVPFAALLYVIGEKLFSGLGMSFLVYGMAVRSVFLWHSTWLINSACHKWGYKNFAETPDHSTNLWWAAILTYGEGWHNNHHAYPKSARSGLKWWEIDPTWGVISLLQTLGLAQKVYIAEPWQAK from the coding sequence ATGACCGCCACTACTGAAGCCATCTCAACTACCCCAAAACTGAACTGGACAAATGTTGCCTTTTTCAGTGCTTTTCATATTGCTGCCCTCGCCGCTCCTTTTTATTTTTCATGGCAAGCTGTGATCCTCACGATCTTCTTGCATTGGTTCCTTGGTAGCATTGGGATTACCCTAGGTTATCACCGATTACTGAGTCATCGCAGTTTCCAAGTCCCTCAGTGGTTGGAATATATCATTGCTACCATCGGCGCATTAGCCATGCAGGGTGGTCCTGTATTCTGGGTGGGTGGACATCGCCAGCATCACGGTTTTACAGAAGATAATCAAAAAGATCCCTATTCGGCAAATAAAGGTTTTTGGTGGAGCCACATCATGTGGATCATGTACTCTAAGCCTGAGCATTTCAAGAGTACTTACTACAACAAGTTTGCCCCCGATCTCGCTAGCGATCCTTACTATAGATTCCTCGATAAATACTTCTTGCTTTTGCAAGTACCCTTCGCTGCATTGCTCTATGTAATTGGCGAGAAGTTATTCTCTGGACTCGGCATGTCCTTCTTGGTTTACGGCATGGCTGTGCGTTCAGTCTTTCTATGGCATAGCACTTGGTTGATTAACTCTGCTTGTCATAAGTGGGGCTACAAGAACTTTGCAGAAACCCCTGACCATTCCACCAATCTCTGGTGGGCAGCAATTTTGACCTACGGCGAAGGCTGGCACAACAACCACCATGCTTATCCTAAGTCTGCTCGCTCTGGTTTGAAATGGTGGGAAATTGATCCAACTTGGGGTGTGATTAGTTTGCTGCAAACATTGGGCTTAGCACAGAAAGTTTACATAGCTGAGCCTTGGCAGGCTAAGTAA
- a CDS encoding TetR/AcrR family transcriptional regulator, which yields MSVSRIPTRQRIVNTALELFASKGITETTTRQIADFAQVNEVTLFRHFGNKHGLLLAVLQECLQKYLVLAQVGESLMVSDISSQSDLRRFLKYYIQSSLRALESVPELVRSLVGEAGQYPAESRQALAQGINQVNQTIATAINDVLANSRLQYTLPPIKLANLLNTCILGYAVITLTSDVHTIWRDRDDFVNTLVDMFVQEVSQLTPAHPIIDIPAETVREILLQAKKCGAKDYAIAYLLFGAGLTAIDITRLRVKDYQIQANHGILRTKDVADQVRSVPVNQKILGHRYGSATNNPLSAYLKSRRQEIKERYKGDQKEDAQTLDHREAMFLSGDLQPLSLEEIEQMWTSWTQTYCNLDGSSLAIAQARYTWCIEMLARGMDADSFCIISGIKPKELKAYQTRLNEKLAIDKAIALDS from the coding sequence ATGTCTGTATCTCGAATTCCCACTCGCCAACGCATTGTTAACACAGCACTGGAGCTGTTTGCTAGCAAGGGAATTACCGAGACCACTACTCGCCAAATCGCTGATTTCGCTCAAGTTAATGAAGTAACTCTATTTCGCCATTTTGGGAATAAACATGGTTTATTGTTAGCGGTATTGCAAGAATGTTTGCAAAAATATTTGGTACTGGCTCAAGTAGGGGAGTCCTTGATGGTGTCTGATATTTCTAGTCAGAGCGACTTGCGTCGCTTTCTCAAATACTACATCCAGAGTTCTTTGCGGGCGCTCGAAAGTGTGCCTGAGTTAGTGCGATCGCTCGTTGGCGAAGCAGGACAATATCCCGCCGAGAGTCGTCAAGCCCTTGCCCAAGGTATTAATCAGGTCAATCAAACGATCGCCACGGCAATTAATGATGTCTTGGCAAATTCGCGACTGCAATATACTTTGCCACCGATTAAACTGGCTAACCTATTAAATACTTGCATCTTGGGCTATGCCGTCATTACTTTGACTAGTGATGTGCATACCATCTGGCGCGATCGCGATGATTTTGTCAATACTCTAGTTGATATGTTTGTCCAAGAGGTCAGCCAGTTAACACCCGCCCATCCCATAATCGATATTCCTGCGGAGACGGTACGCGAAATTCTCCTGCAAGCCAAGAAATGTGGTGCAAAAGATTATGCGATCGCCTATTTATTGTTTGGGGCAGGACTGACGGCAATTGATATTACGCGATTAAGAGTTAAGGATTATCAAATTCAAGCCAATCACGGAATTTTACGCACCAAAGATGTGGCTGATCAGGTGCGCTCAGTGCCTGTGAATCAAAAAATATTGGGGCATCGCTACGGATCGGCAACTAATAATCCCCTCAGTGCCTATTTGAAGAGCCGTAGACAGGAGATTAAGGAGAGATATAAAGGTGATCAAAAGGAAGATGCTCAGACTCTTGATCATAGAGAGGCAATGTTTTTGAGTGGCGACCTTCAACCCTTATCTTTAGAAGAAATCGAGCAAATGTGGACAAGCTGGACGCAAACCTATTGCAATCTAGATGGCTCATCCTTAGCGATCGCCCAAGCCAGATATACTTGGTGCATCGAAATGCTAGCGCGAGGCATGGATGCGGATAGTTTTTGCATCATTAGTGGCATTAAACCCAAAGAACTCAAAGCCTATCAAACCCGTTTGAACGAGAAATTAGCAATCGATAAAGCGATCGCCCTTGACTCTTAA
- a CDS encoding IMS domain-containing protein, whose protein sequence is MRVPLDCYRILGLTHLSGLDKIQQAHRDRLLSMPRREYSDAAIASRKRIIDKAYELLIEHISAPKDSISDEISDRPNDRPVTTLPPQVEADEKDFAGLLLILYELGESEKVLSLAKPYYDPEEAEYQSARISPHDPDLLLSVSLSFLDLGREYWKQGQYEAAASSLESAQDLLLREGLFLSIRSEIQADLFRLRPYRILELLASPDNHTNEHRKGMSLLQEMLEARRGIDGSGNDYSSLGIDDFLRFIQQLRSYMTAIEQQTLFEEEARRPSSVATYLAVYALIARGFSQRQPALIRRAKGLLVKLSAKQDIYLEKAVCALLLGQTEEASAAIENSSEDDQIAYIRQNSEGAPDLLPGLCLYSERWLQEEVYPHFRDLMSQIVSLKDYFADEQVQAYLEELPNTGAPSSDWTSPVGGDRLGWSTPTPVEESPPRRDLETTTSNEPRLSTYSPEAPNRFQRSSTPVLERPNYSNTSNTNGRGNAVRDLPRSRRPSNVPSVRNNRNINDAAKEINRSSHNSGHSASKRKFNFGRLVTVIVVAIALLAGSIWLMVWALRALTGASRSEATIPLEKNLAPIVQAIKENNSVAIAQPGPLDKETATKVIETWQLTKTKALGKTYEDNLLEEILTDPALSDWKSRSKDLKASNSYLQYEVKSSEVDKVTTDGDTKAKVVAKISESRNYFNNGELDRSGSKDNANYTVEYDLVKKDNKWLIRDMLVF, encoded by the coding sequence GTGAGAGTTCCCCTAGACTGTTACCGCATTCTTGGTTTAACACACCTATCAGGGCTAGACAAAATCCAGCAAGCCCACAGAGATCGCCTGCTTTCTATGCCAAGGCGGGAATATTCTGATGCGGCGATCGCCTCTCGCAAACGCATCATCGATAAAGCTTACGAACTTTTAATCGAGCATATTAGTGCCCCTAAAGATAGCATTTCTGATGAAATCAGCGATCGCCCTAATGATCGTCCAGTCACAACCCTACCGCCACAAGTCGAAGCTGACGAAAAAGACTTTGCAGGACTATTACTAATTTTGTACGAACTCGGCGAATCCGAGAAAGTCCTTTCCCTTGCTAAACCCTATTACGATCCCGAAGAAGCCGAATACCAGTCGGCAAGGATCTCGCCCCATGACCCCGACCTATTGCTTTCGGTATCTCTGTCTTTTCTTGATCTCGGTCGGGAATATTGGAAACAAGGTCAATATGAAGCTGCTGCGTCGTCCCTAGAATCTGCCCAAGACCTGCTATTGCGAGAAGGACTATTTCTCAGCATTCGTAGTGAGATCCAAGCTGATCTCTTCCGCTTACGTCCCTATCGGATTCTTGAATTGTTAGCATCCCCTGACAATCATACCAATGAACATCGCAAAGGGATGTCACTATTGCAGGAAATGCTTGAGGCGCGTCGCGGTATTGATGGCTCAGGCAATGACTACTCTAGCCTCGGTATTGATGACTTTTTGCGCTTTATTCAGCAATTACGCAGCTATATGACCGCCATCGAGCAGCAAACTCTGTTTGAAGAAGAAGCACGTCGCCCCTCTTCGGTAGCAACCTATTTAGCGGTCTATGCCTTAATTGCGCGGGGATTCTCGCAACGACAACCTGCCTTGATTCGGCGAGCAAAGGGCTTGCTGGTCAAACTTAGCGCCAAGCAGGATATTTATCTCGAAAAAGCGGTATGTGCTTTGCTCCTCGGACAAACTGAAGAGGCAAGCGCGGCGATCGAAAATAGTTCTGAAGACGATCAAATTGCCTATATTCGCCAAAATTCTGAGGGTGCGCCCGATCTCCTACCTGGGCTATGTCTCTATAGCGAACGTTGGCTTCAAGAAGAGGTCTATCCGCATTTCCGTGATTTGATGAGTCAAATCGTGTCACTCAAGGATTACTTTGCCGATGAGCAGGTGCAAGCCTATCTCGAAGAATTGCCAAATACAGGTGCGCCCTCGTCGGACTGGACATCTCCTGTCGGTGGCGATCGCTTAGGTTGGTCTACACCTACACCTGTAGAGGAGTCACCCCCAAGACGCGATCTGGAAACCACTACTAGCAACGAGCCAAGACTCTCGACCTATTCCCCTGAAGCACCTAATCGCTTTCAGCGATCGAGTACGCCTGTCCTTGAGAGACCAAACTATAGCAATACTAGCAACACTAATGGCAGAGGCAATGCCGTGCGCGATCTACCTAGATCGCGTCGTCCTAGTAACGTTCCCTCTGTTCGCAACAATCGAAATATCAATGATGCTGCTAAGGAAATCAATCGTTCTAGCCATAACTCAGGACATTCAGCATCAAAACGCAAGTTTAATTTTGGTCGTTTAGTTACTGTTATTGTCGTAGCGATCGCCTTGCTAGCAGGTTCGATTTGGCTAATGGTTTGGGCTTTACGCGCCTTGACTGGAGCCTCTCGCTCCGAGGCAACCATCCCCCTAGAGAAAAACCTCGCGCCCATAGTACAAGCCATCAAAGAGAATAACTCCGTAGCGATCGCGCAACCTGGCCCCCTAGATAAGGAGACGGCAACCAAGGTCATCGAAACATGGCAGCTTACTAAAACAAAAGCGTTAGGCAAAACCTATGAAGATAACTTATTAGAAGAAATCCTGACTGATCCTGCTCTTAGTGATTGGAAAAGTCGATCTAAGGATTTAAAAGCAAGTAACTCATATTTGCAATATGAGGTCAAATCCAGTGAAGTGGATAAGGTGACGACCGACGGAGATACCAAAGCGAAGGTAGTTGCAAAAATATCGGAATCCCGTAATTACTTTAATAATGGGGAACTAGATCGCAGTGGCTCAAAGGACAACGCAAACTATACAGTTGAATATGATCTTGTGAAAAAAGATAATAAATGGCTGATTCGGGATATGTTGGTCTTCTAA
- the recA gene encoding recombinase RecA, whose translation MAKNSSATANSQVDKATPIAQAANAQLAKASISPEKKKALDAIMQKIEKDHGKGSIMRLGDATNMRVETIPSGALPLDLALGGGLPKGRVIEVYGPESSGKTTLVLHAIAEVQKRGGVAAFVDAEHALDPTYAASVGVDINNLLISQPDSGEMALEIVDNLVRSMAVDIIAIDSVAALVPRAEIEGEMGASHVGLQARLMSQALRKITANVGRSNCIVIFLNQLRQKIGVSYGSPETTTGGTALKFYASVRLDIRRIQTLKKGTEEYGIRAKVKVAKNKVAPPFRIAEFDIIFGKGISTLGCLVDLAEEMSIIVRKGAWYSYQGDNIGQGRDNTIKYMEDKPEFAQEVERQVREKLSAGVAVSATKVVPEEIEPEDDDIPPDDF comes from the coding sequence ATGGCGAAAAATTCTTCTGCAACGGCAAATAGTCAAGTTGATAAGGCTACCCCGATCGCCCAAGCAGCAAATGCTCAATTAGCAAAGGCGAGCATCAGCCCTGAGAAAAAGAAGGCGCTCGATGCGATCATGCAAAAGATCGAGAAGGATCATGGCAAAGGCTCGATCATGCGCTTGGGTGATGCGACGAACATGCGCGTTGAGACCATTCCTAGTGGCGCATTGCCCCTCGATCTTGCCCTTGGTGGTGGCTTACCCAAAGGGCGGGTGATCGAAGTATACGGACCTGAAAGCTCTGGGAAAACGACATTAGTACTCCACGCGATCGCCGAAGTCCAAAAACGTGGTGGTGTGGCTGCCTTCGTGGATGCTGAACATGCCCTCGACCCTACCTATGCGGCAAGTGTTGGTGTCGATATTAATAACCTGTTAATTTCCCAGCCCGACTCAGGGGAAATGGCATTAGAAATTGTTGATAATCTTGTGCGATCGATGGCTGTCGATATTATTGCGATCGACTCCGTTGCCGCGCTTGTACCCCGTGCCGAAATCGAAGGGGAAATGGGTGCTTCCCATGTTGGTTTGCAAGCTCGATTGATGAGCCAAGCACTGCGTAAAATCACAGCAAATGTGGGGCGATCAAACTGTATTGTCATTTTTCTAAACCAGTTACGTCAAAAGATCGGCGTATCCTATGGCAGCCCTGAAACAACTACAGGCGGTACTGCTCTCAAGTTCTATGCTTCGGTGCGTCTCGATATTCGTCGTATCCAAACCCTCAAAAAAGGCACAGAAGAATATGGGATTCGTGCCAAGGTTAAGGTGGCTAAGAATAAAGTCGCTCCACCCTTCCGTATTGCTGAATTCGACATCATCTTTGGTAAAGGCATTTCCACTCTCGGCTGTCTCGTTGACCTAGCCGAGGAAATGAGTATCATTGTCCGTAAGGGTGCATGGTATAGCTACCAAGGTGACAACATTGGTCAAGGTCGCGACAATACGATCAAGTATATGGAAGATAAGCCAGAATTTGCTCAGGAGGTTGAGCGACAAGTGCGCGAAAAACTCTCCGCAGGTGTAGCGGTTTCAGCGACAAAGGTTGTCCCTGAAGAAATTGAGCCTGAAGATGACGATATTCCACCAGATGATTTCTAA
- a CDS encoding NF041680 family putative transposase produces the protein MIIDKLQDFRQQVYRFLGNGRDAIFDLMDAVLTSPRVKSFVELSLSAVYRRKWSSLYESLKDSRPNRGRIRRLCVEQIPKDIRPLLAGDHTGWGRPHAKTLKDRSFVHQPNLVEGNKPIVLGHDYSTLAWIPEMTGSWAIPLCHERISSFETAGQRAAFQLSQVCRDLTVRPIATYDSEYGSAVFMNLTEDIPADLLIRLRPNRCLYKAPAPYSGYGRPRKHGDKFQLANADSWGEPSATFSLEDETVGQVQIQQWSNLHFRQAAQRHIQVIRVTHSHCSGLWLAWVGEQMPTLDSLWRLYLRRFAIDHWYRFAKQRLHWTLPHLLTPQQALRWSDLMPLLSWQLWLARQLVIDTPLPWQKPQTNLNFGRVAQGFAALLVRIGSPACSPQPRGKSLGWKSGRKRSPFSRFPVVKKRASRSKKVNQDYLNS, from the coding sequence ATGATTATTGATAAACTACAAGACTTTCGTCAACAGGTATATAGATTTTTAGGGAACGGACGGGATGCAATATTTGACTTGATGGATGCAGTATTGACCAGTCCGAGAGTGAAATCATTTGTAGAATTATCGTTATCCGCAGTGTATCGAAGAAAATGGTCAAGTCTGTATGAATCATTAAAAGACAGTCGCCCCAACCGAGGCAGGATAAGACGGTTATGTGTGGAACAAATACCCAAAGACATCCGCCCTTTGCTAGCAGGAGACCATACAGGATGGGGAAGACCCCATGCCAAAACGCTAAAAGACAGGAGTTTTGTGCATCAACCGAATTTGGTAGAAGGGAACAAACCGATCGTGTTAGGGCATGACTACAGCACCTTGGCATGGATACCAGAGATGACAGGGAGTTGGGCAATCCCGTTATGTCACGAGCGGATCAGTAGTTTTGAGACAGCAGGGCAAAGAGCCGCATTCCAACTGAGTCAAGTATGTCGAGATTTAACGGTAAGACCAATCGCTACTTACGACAGTGAATATGGCAGTGCCGTCTTTATGAATTTGACTGAGGATATCCCTGCCGATTTACTAATACGTCTACGTCCTAACCGATGCTTATACAAAGCCCCTGCGCCCTACAGTGGTTATGGTCGTCCTCGTAAGCATGGGGATAAATTCCAACTTGCCAATGCTGATAGTTGGGGAGAGCCATCGGCAACTTTTAGCTTAGAAGATGAGACGGTTGGACAGGTGCAAATCCAGCAATGGTCTAACTTACACTTTCGGCAAGCAGCCCAACGACATATTCAAGTTATTCGAGTTACACATTCTCATTGCTCTGGTTTGTGGTTAGCTTGGGTGGGTGAACAGATGCCGACTTTAGACTCCCTTTGGCGCTTGTACTTACGTCGTTTTGCCATCGACCATTGGTATCGTTTTGCCAAACAAAGATTACATTGGACTCTTCCCCATTTGTTGACTCCTCAGCAAGCTTTGCGTTGGAGTGACCTTATGCCTTTACTCTCTTGGCAATTGTGGTTGGCTCGTCAACTGGTTATTGATACTCCTTTGCCTTGGCAGAAACCTCAAACCAATCTTAATTTTGGTCGAGTCGCTCAGGGCTTTGCCGCACTTTTGGTCAGGATTGGCTCTCCTGCTTGTTCTCCCCAACCTCGTGGTAAGTCTCTCGGTTGGAAATCTGGACGCAAGCGTTCTCCTTTTTCTCGCTTTCCTGTCGTCAAAAAACGAGCTTCTCGCTCGAAAAAGGTCAATCAAGACTACCTTAATTCCTAA
- a CDS encoding photosystem I reaction center subunit II PsaD, with amino-acid sequence MSEEQATASFTAPKPTGKTPIWGGSTGGLLNSAFTEEKYLISWDSPKEQVFELPTGGAATMVKGDNLLYLAKKEQALALGTQLRKFKITNYKIWREFPNGDQVYLHPQDGVFPEKVNAGRVAANSVGRKIGDNPNPISVKFTGKATYDA; translated from the coding sequence ATGTCAGAAGAACAAGCAACAGCGAGCTTTACCGCTCCTAAACCTACTGGCAAAACCCCTATCTGGGGCGGTAGCACAGGTGGTTTGCTCAACTCAGCCTTTACCGAAGAAAAGTATCTGATCTCTTGGGACAGCCCTAAAGAGCAAGTATTTGAACTTCCTACTGGCGGCGCTGCAACTATGGTCAAGGGCGATAACTTACTCTACTTAGCAAAGAAAGAGCAAGCACTTGCTTTAGGTACACAGTTGCGTAAATTTAAGATCACCAATTATAAAATTTGGCGCGAATTTCCCAATGGTGACCAAGTGTATCTCCATCCTCAAGATGGTGTATTCCCTGAGAAGGTGAATGCTGGTCGCGTTGCTGCTAATAGCGTCGGACGCAAGATTGGTGACAATCCTAATCCTATAAGCGTTAAGTTTACAGGTAAGGCTACTTACGATGCCTAA
- the ruvX gene encoding Holliday junction resolvase RuvX: MLLGFDPGKQKCGVAVMGLDRKLHFQAVIPSAEAIAKVGNLLDSYPISLMVMGDQTASKQWKAKLQASFPDLRIITVDERYSSEEARQRFWDIYPATGLMKLVPRGMRSPDRPIDDIVAAILIERYLSRLISS; the protein is encoded by the coding sequence GTGCTGCTAGGTTTCGATCCCGGAAAACAAAAATGTGGTGTTGCTGTCATGGGCTTAGATCGGAAGCTGCATTTTCAGGCAGTTATCCCCAGCGCTGAGGCGATCGCTAAAGTTGGTAACTTATTAGATAGTTACCCTATATCATTGATGGTGATGGGCGATCAAACCGCATCTAAGCAATGGAAAGCGAAGTTGCAAGCATCATTCCCCGATTTGCGGATCATCACCGTAGACGAGCGTTATAGTAGTGAAGAGGCGCGACAAAGATTTTGGGACATTTATCCTGCAACAGGTTTAATGAAATTAGTCCCCCGTGGAATGCGATCGCCTGACCGTCCCATCGATGACATTGTGGCAGCGATCCTCATCGAAAGATATTTAAGTAGACTAATTAGCTCCTAA
- a CDS encoding DUF29 domain-containing protein translates to MTQAIATKQSLYEQDLNLWLENAIAQLQEGKLQDLDVENLIEELAGLAGRDRRELKQRLTTLIEHLLKRCYVKSEYDYAGWVETIDRTRNIIRDILKQSPSLKNYVNDPELFQNAFHDALRIVRRNQGYKSVNFPDSWQFSRDIEAILAIDFWEEI, encoded by the coding sequence ATGACCCAAGCAATCGCAACTAAACAATCTCTATACGAGCAAGATCTGAATCTTTGGCTAGAAAATGCGATCGCGCAATTGCAAGAAGGGAAATTACAGGATCTTGATGTTGAAAATTTAATTGAGGAGTTAGCAGGTTTGGCTGGTCGAGACAGGCGCGAATTGAAGCAAAGATTAACAACACTAATCGAACATCTGCTAAAGCGTTGCTATGTCAAGAGTGAGTATGACTATGCGGGATGGGTAGAGACTATCGATAGAACTCGCAACATAATTAGAGATATCCTCAAGCAATCTCCTAGTCTCAAAAATTATGTAAACGATCCTGAATTATTTCAAAATGCGTTTCATGATGCGTTGCGTATAGTGAGGCGTAATCAAGGTTACAAATCTGTCAATTTTCCTGATTCGTGGCAATTTAGCCGCGATATTGAAGCAATCTTAGCGATCGATTTTTGGGAAGAAATTTAA